One genomic region from Nymphaea colorata isolate Beijing-Zhang1983 chromosome 10, ASM883128v2, whole genome shotgun sequence encodes:
- the LOC116261917 gene encoding anaphase-promoting complex subunit 13 encodes MAEHLNIGILLDIVDEEWMRDTLPDDDVPLPPVVAARTDDTEETNQENQPLDTESWHDLALDFHQGS; translated from the exons ATGGCAGAGCATCTTAACATTGGCATATTATTGGATATTGTTGATGAAGAATGGATGAGGGACACCTTACCTGACGATG ATGTTCCATTACCTCCTGTTGTAGCTGCTAGAACTGATGACACTGAAGAAACAA ACCAGGAGAATCAACCACTTGATACTGAGTCATGGCACGATCTTGCATTGGACTTTCATCAAGGCAGCTAG
- the LOC116262579 gene encoding pentatricopeptide repeat-containing protein At4g38150-like produces the protein MAATRSLFLNPKPYLRRLLRYSPFSSLSFSGPVSSRPFRQPELGLGLRPELGFFVRFRRVLREASTRNASKRFDFSDSDEDDDDEERSGKANTKEMDKSKLPPPYDPFSKKPVVEDPEDPSNLQEIFHKMKTEGLTSNAIKMFDFLSKDGRTHEALELFAVIKDKGNMPDVVAHTAVIEAYANAAQSKEALKTYMRMLASGVRPNAYTYHVLIRGLAKEGRLEDSKKHVMEMLGQGIQPCAATYVPVFEAFCREQKADEARELLEQMKAKGFRPDESTARPQLSKRGQVFRSVLDVLFGK, from the coding sequence ATGGCGGCCACTCGCTCTCTCttcttaaaccctaaaccctatcTACGCAGACTCCTTCGATATTctcccttttcctctctctcattctctggTCCAGTATCCTCCCGTCCCTTCAGACAACCAGAGCTAGGGTTAGGACTACGGCCAGAGTTGGGGTTTTTCGTCCGTTTCCGGCGAGTGCTCAGAGAAGCGTCCACCAGAAACGCCAGCAAACGGTTCGATTTCTCCGATTCCGATGAAGATGATGACGACGAGGAACGATCCGGGAAGGCGAATACGAAGGAGATGGACAAGAGCAAGCTTCCCCCTCCCTACGATCCATTTAGCAAGAAGCCCGTGGTGGAGGATCCCGAGGACCCCAGTAACCTCCAGGAGATCTTCCACAAGATGAAGACCGAGGGCCTGACATCTAACGCCATCAAGATGTTCGATTTCCTCTCCAAGGACGGGCGGACGCACGAGGCGCTGGAGCTCTTCGCCGTCATCAAGGACAAAGGAAACATGCCGGACGTCGTCGCGCACACGGCCGTCATCGAGGCCTACGCGAACGCCGCCCAGTCCAAGGAGGCGCTCAAGACGTACATGAGGATGCTCGCCTCCGGCGTCAGGCCGAACGCTTATACCTATCACGTTCTGATCAGGGGACTGGCGAAGGAGGGCCGGCTGGAGGACTCGAAGAAGCACGTGATGGAGATGCTGGGGCAGGGTATCCAACCGTGCGCCGCGACGTATGTGCCGGTGTTCGAGGCGTTCTGTCGGGAGCAGAAGGCGGACGAGGCGCGGGAGCTGCTGGAGCAGATGAAAGCCAAGGGGTTCCGGCCGGACGAGTCGACCGCCAGGCCGCAGTTGAGCAAGAGAGGCCAGGTATTCCGAAGCGTCTTGGACGTTCTTTTTGGTAAATGA
- the LOC116263005 gene encoding protein LEAD-SENSITIVE 1 — protein sequence MGLLSNKVQRSDLQTGDHVYSWRHAYIYAHHGIYTGDGKVIHFTRAADQEVGTGTFLDRILLSSSLSHTRNPCEKCGDLSAASGVIISCLDCFLSGGELYRFEYEVTPAFFIAKARGGTCTLAKSDTPEEVLHRATYLLQNGFGIYHIFKNNCEDFAIYCKTGLLVITNISVGRSGQAASFVAAATAVVSSPLRFLTTSFSGLAVVAGGMYCVSRYVADIGMRRDVEKIPVERLVARP from the exons ATGGGCCTCCTTTCCAACAAAGTTCAGAGGAGCGACCTGCAAACTGGCGATCACGTTTACTCTTGGAGGCACGCTTACATCTACGCCCACCACG GCATATACACTGGTGACGGTAAAGTCATTCACTTTACTCGGGCAGCAGACCAAGAAGTTGGGACGGGAACTTTCTTAGACCGGATCCTCCTCAGCTCTTCTCTTTCACACACCAGGAACCCATGTGAAAAATGTGGCGATCTTAGTGCTGCTAGTGGTGTGATCATTTCGTGCCTCGACTGTTTTCTCTCTGGTGGTGAGCTCTACCGTTTTGAATACGAGGTTACCCCTGCTTTCTTTATTGCAAAGGCCCGTGGTGGCACCTGCACGCTTGCCAAATCTGACACTCCAGAAGAAGTCCTCCATCGTGCTACTTATCTCTTGCAAAATGGGTTTGGCATCTATCATATCTTCAAGAATAACTGTGAGGATTTTGCAATTTACTGCAAGACGGGTTTGTTGGTGATCACAAACATAAGCGTTGGACGCAGTGGGCAGGCAGCGTCATTTGTAGCTGCTGCTACTGCTGTTGTATCTTCTCCACTTCGTTTCTTGACTACCAGCTTCTCTGGGCTTGCTGTCGTTGCTGGTGGGATGTACTGTGTGAGCAGATATGTAGCTGATATTGGAATGCGACGAGACGTTGAAAAAATTCCAGTTGAGAGGTTGGTAGCAAGGCCTTAG